In Tenacibaculum sp. 190524A02b, the genomic stretch GTTGTAATCGTACAAATCAATAACAATATTAAAAAAGAACAAAAGTTTAGATCATTAAAAAACGGTCTGAAATATCAATTTTCAGACCGTTTTATACTTAAATATTTTTAACAAACTCTAAAAAGACTTTTTGATGTAGTTCTAAATCAAATTTAGGAGAGACAGCAACACGAGCAATATAATCTTTATCTCCTTCTTTGGTTGTTCCTTGAGTAGAAGTAGCAGGAATAGTCCAATAACAACCTTTTAATTGTCCATAACTCACACAATACTTACTTTCAGTAGGAATTTTCTCAATCATTAAATTAATTAACTTAAGATTAAGAGCTCTCTTATAGGTTTCTTTTTCCTCTTCAGTATTTCCTTTAGTAGGAAGATCTAAAGAAAAAACAGAAGGAGTAAAACCTTGAGAAGCTAATTCTTCAGAAACAAAATTTATTTTAGCATTAGGTAAATTGGTTTCAATAAAGTTTACAAATGCTCTAGTATTTTTATAAGCTTTTTCAATTCTAGTATTCATAGAAGGCATCTGTTCCGCCAATATTTCCATTTGAAGAGCTGTTGCTTCATTATCACAAAGTTGAATATGTACAGCTATTTTATCCATTAAAGGAGCTGCTTTACTGTTAGCAGTGCAATACCCAGCAGTACACTTACCACCGCTAGGAAACTTTGATCCACTAACATAAGCTATTGTGTTAATAGAGGAAAGAATATCAGTAGTGCCTAAAAAATGTACATTAGGGCAGAATGTTTGATCTAAAATAAATACAGGAGCAATGGCATTATTACCACTAGTATTTAAACGCTTTTTACTTAAAACATCTCTTAAGGAAATAAGGTTAGGAACTTCAACTCTTGGGTTTGTTGGAATCTCAGCAATAATATAAGGTATAGCGTCTTCTTTGGCCACCTTGTCTAAAACTAAGTCAATACTTTTAACCATATCATTATCACCATCTACAGGTAAATCCACAACCTCTACGTTATCTATGCAAGCCGCCACACGTCTAGCTTGATCATTAGTACCACCATAACAATTAGGAGGAACAATGAACTTAATATCTTTACCTTCATGATTTTCTAGTGCATAATCAATAAGCCCCATCATAATTGCATATTGAATAGAAAGACCACTGGAACCTACTACAGGCTTAGTATTGGTATTAGTAACATTTTTAATAGTCTGTAAAACCTTAGCTTTATCACTTTCAATATTATGATGATTACGAGTAGATTGGCCAACTAATTGTTTTAAAACAACCAATGTATTGGCAGGAGTCATAGCTATAGTTTCTCTTCTTCTTACATGTTGTATTTCTGAAATATAATCCTCGTTTTCAATTCCGTTTACTAACAAAATACTTCCTAAATCTGTATGAGCATTAATAAAGAAATCTACAGAAGAAGTAAGGTTAAAGTTATGAATAGCTTCTTGTTGAGAAAAAAGAATGATACTACCATCAAACTTAGGAATATCGTCAAAAGTTTCTATTTGTAGCACGTCAAATGTGTAGCCATAAACCTTTTTTATAGTATCAGTATTAAAAAAAGAAGGCAATTCATCTTTATATAAAATTAAAGAGTTTTTATTAGCTAATAGGTTTTTTCTTAAAATAGCTAAAAGAGGTATGGTTACAGATGAAAAACTAATAACATTATCTGCTTTTATATTATTTACACTAGCTATGGTCCATTCCAAAACAGAAGACAAAGGGTGTCCTAACCGAATATAATCATAAGCAGTAGGTAATTCTTTTAGAGCATCAGTTGTAAAAATAGTATTAGAAAAGAGCTTTTTAAACTGGTCTAAAAATTCGGTTTTAGCCAAAGTTTCATTATATATATCTAATCTATGCGTAGTTAAATTTAACCAATCTGTAGGTATATTGTTTAATAAATTCTTAGTATAAATAAGTATGTTATTGTCTTGCATAATTCTCATCTTGAAATCGGTTGCAAGATACATCAATTAGATTTTTTCATTACTAAAATTATTATTTTTGGAAGAAATAAACTCATAAAAAAGTATAAACAGAACCTAAAATTTAGGTACATTTATTATAACTGACCAATGGGAATTTATAAATTAAAATCTAGGATAATGCTAAAACAACTTTTACCATATTTCCTCTTAGTTCTTACGTTAACTTCTGGTTACACACAAACCAAAATAGATTCATTAAAAAGTGCTCTTGAAAATACTAATGATAAGGCCTCTCGTTTAAGTACATTGGATGCTATAACTAAAGCATTAAATAGAAGTAACACTCAAGAAAAAGAGAGGTATTTAAGCCAATATCTTAAGTTAGCTGGCAGTTTAGATGAATATGATTTAATGGCATCTAAGTCTCGTTTTTTAATACAACATTACATTTATAATGGTAAATTAAAAAAGGCAAAAACATTGTGTGACTCTTTATTAGGCTATACATCTAAATTTAATAAATTAGACACTGAGGCGCATTTACTTTTAAAAAGAGGTGCAATTTTTTTTGCTGAAGAAAAATTTAAGAAAGCTAATGAAGATTACACAAAATCTCATGATCTTTTTATGAAAAGTGGAGATTCTATTTATGCTGCTGATGCGTTGTTTTTCAGCGCACAAGTTAGTACAGATTTAAATGAGTTTGTAGATGCTGTAAATAGATATAAAGCTGCATCTGATTTATATGAAAAATTAGGAGACAACCAGTACGCACTGATGGCAGGGGCTGAATTAATATCGTTATATAATGTAAATGGATTTTTAGAAAAGAGTATTGAAGAAAATGAACGCTTAATTAAAAAGGCAATAGCAAATAAAGATTTCAATTCTCAAGCTCTTTTGTTAGGTCAAAGAATATCAGCATATAGCAAACAGAAAAAGTTTGATAAAGTTCGTGAAGCTATAGACCAACTAATTAAAATTACGAATAAGGATTTGGAAGAGTCTTGGCAAGGCTATTATTCAGTTTTTATTTTAGTTAATGAATTACAGTACGCAATTAATACCAATAACTTAGAAAAAGCCAAGATATTTATTTTACAATTAAATGAGTTTGTAAATAGCAAAAAAATACCTAGTTATATTGAAACTGATGTTTTACATGTAAAGGCGAATTATTATGATGCTATTGGCGATACAAAAAAAGTACTCCCTATTTTAGAAAAACTGTTATTTAATAATGGAGCAAAAAGCCATACAGATGTAGAGCTAAAATCCAGACAGAAATTAGCAGATATATACCATCAAAAAGGAAGGTTTAAAGACGCTTTAGAGCTTTACAAAGTGAATACTTTGATTAAAGACTCTATTTACACAAGTCAAAAAAACAATGCCTTTTTGTACTACCAAACAGAATATGAAACGGAACGTAGGTTAAGAGAGCTAACTGAGCAAGATGCAGAAATTGAAAAATTAGAAGCAGATAAAGTATTAGTAGTTACCAAACGTAATTATCAACTTGCAGGTATTATTATTATCTTTCTTATCGCCATTAGTTTTTTCTACTATAGATACAAACAAAATATAAAAGAACAGGCCTATCAAAACTTGTTACTCAATAATAAAATAGCTACGAAAACAGAAGAGATTAATGGGCTTCTTTCTGAAACAATTCAACACATAAAATCGAAAGAACGTATAGCGGAAAACCTTAAAAAATTATCTAATGAAACCGAAGGTATTACACTTTCAAGTATTATAGCTGATTTGAAAGCAGATAAATTA encodes the following:
- a CDS encoding cystathionine beta-synthase — protein: MQDNNILIYTKNLLNNIPTDWLNLTTHRLDIYNETLAKTEFLDQFKKLFSNTIFTTDALKELPTAYDYIRLGHPLSSVLEWTIASVNNIKADNVISFSSVTIPLLAILRKNLLANKNSLILYKDELPSFFNTDTIKKVYGYTFDVLQIETFDDIPKFDGSIILFSQQEAIHNFNLTSSVDFFINAHTDLGSILLVNGIENEDYISEIQHVRRRETIAMTPANTLVVLKQLVGQSTRNHHNIESDKAKVLQTIKNVTNTNTKPVVGSSGLSIQYAIMMGLIDYALENHEGKDIKFIVPPNCYGGTNDQARRVAACIDNVEVVDLPVDGDNDMVKSIDLVLDKVAKEDAIPYIIAEIPTNPRVEVPNLISLRDVLSKKRLNTSGNNAIAPVFILDQTFCPNVHFLGTTDILSSINTIAYVSGSKFPSGGKCTAGYCTANSKAAPLMDKIAVHIQLCDNEATALQMEILAEQMPSMNTRIEKAYKNTRAFVNFIETNLPNAKINFVSEELASQGFTPSVFSLDLPTKGNTEEEKETYKRALNLKLINLMIEKIPTESKYCVSYGQLKGCYWTIPATSTQGTTKEGDKDYIARVAVSPKFDLELHQKVFLEFVKNI